A window of the Podospora bellae-mahoneyi strain CBS 112042 chromosome 6, whole genome shotgun sequence genome harbors these coding sequences:
- a CDS encoding hypothetical protein (EggNog:ENOG503P33P; COG:S) produces the protein MPPDTPLNSLPNEASFAIFPFSLLLSILNDLPTSDLLPLTAVSHHFSSIALRIFHHRLHNLAVSLSPSGRHKLILECYHPTAKISTPYLYCEYLSTDQFYDESSDSALRNSLGEVYSHFKPVLQDENRRPRMRYPRRRPEPEEEEEQTVPHQDIYLDADEWFSQLCVITNLVKLGPKPGLFLSHVNISEGLIRLKRNFLSTASSNRTAESEVLWADTKQTIGLKFKIEEKETGIEGPVLVAEGEELPVAYRLQFEELVVRTGELLEAFEGAERQEGEVDGEGREGRAVVIAAF, from the exons ATGCCTCCGGATACCCCCCTCAACTCGCTCCCCAACGAGGCAAGcttcgccatcttccccttTTCT ctcctcctaTCAATCCTCAACGACCTCCCAACctccgacctcctccccctcaccgccgtctcccaccacttctcctccatcgccctccgcatcttccaccaccgcctccacaacctcgccgtctccctctccccctccggccGCCACAAGCTCATCCTAGAATGCTACCACCCCACCGCCAAAATCTCCACCCCCTACCTCTACTGCGAATACTTATCAACCGATCAGTTCTACGATGAGTCTTCCGACTCTGCCCTGCGGAACAGTCTAGGAGAAGTCTACTCCCACTTCAAACCCGTTCTCCAAGACGAGAACCGCCGTCCTCGAATGCGCTATCCCCGACGACGACCTGAacctgaagaagaggaggagcaaacTGTTCCCCATCAGGATATCTAccttgatgctgatgagtGGTTTTCTCAACTCTGCGTTATCACGAATCTAGTCAAGCTCGGACCAAAGCCTGGGCTTTTTCTGTCACACGTTAACATCTCCGAGGGGCTTATCCGTCTTAAACGTAACTTTCTGTCGACGGCATCGTCAAATAGGACAGCAGAGTCAGAGGTACTGTGGGCAGATACGAAGCAGACTATCGGCCTCAAGTTCAAGattgaagaaaaggaaacagGAATAGAAGGGCCGGTattggtggcggagggggaggaactGCCGGTGGCGTACAGGCTGCAGTTTGAGGAGTTGGTCGTCAGAACGGGGGAGTTGCTAGAGGCGTTTGAGGGGGCCGAGAggcaggagggggaggttgatggcgaaggaagagaaggtaGGGCTGTGGTTATTGCTGCTTTTTGA
- a CDS encoding hypothetical protein (COG:S; EggNog:ENOG503P5DQ), with amino-acid sequence MKPRPGLPTDIEALTDVIIRTMPLDPQWDYRFPYRHEYPEDHYKFTRLLFEYFLDPAYDDWQVMVVEDSLETGCEDRRVVSFSVWDVSYRNKRRYGPGYVTQDPVTEVEKQGGRARRDANHKHFQEFWKGQIRAYKMFFGKIGPDQIHLQILATLPEFQRRGHASSLCKWGMKMVHQERLKDISVMASPMGHSLYTWLGFSLVGTFHIQVAGEEEMLTLHAMKYVPDSKVLRVVADNGQCDLM; translated from the exons ATGAAGCCCAGACCCGGCCTCCCGACCGACATCGAGGCTCTTACAGATGTCATCATCAGAACGATGCCGCTAGATCCGCAATGGGATTATCGGTTTCCGTATCGCCATGAGTATCCTGAGGATCACTACAAATTTACGCGGTTGCTATTCGAGTACTTTCTTGATCCGGCCTACGACGACTGGCAGGTCATGGTAGTGGAGGACAGCCTGGAGACAGGCTGTGAGGATAGACGGGTGGTCTCGTTCAGTGTTTGGGACGTTTCTTATCGCAACAAGAGGCGATACGGGCCCGGTTATGTAACCCAGGATC CTGTCACCGAGGTGGAAAAGCAGGGAGGCAGGGCACGCCGGGACGCGAACCACAAGCACTTTCAGGAGTTCTGGAAGGGTCAAATCCGAGCCTACAAGATGTTCTTTGGCAAGATCGGGCCCGACCAGATTCACCTCCAGATTCTTGCCACATTGCCCGAGTTTCAGCGACGTGGTCATGCCTCTTCGCTCTGCAAATGGGGGATGAAGATGGTTCATCAAGAGCGCCTGAAGGATATTTCAGTCATGGCCAGTCCCATGGGCCACAGCCTATACACCTGGCTGGGGTTCAGCCTTGTGGGTACGTTTCATATTCAAGtggctggcgaggaggagatgttgACACTACACGCCATGAAATACGTCCCCGATTCGAAAGTCTTGAGGGTCGTGGCAGATAATGGTCAGTGTGATTTGATGTGA
- a CDS encoding hypothetical protein (EggNog:ENOG503P3U3), with the protein MNMEDMVSVVAVASEMDSRTGSADLGPVFHFGEAGDHSPFFDPAFGSLIFFDTFHAASDRRDYPLGPGPSAYSALVPSNHASFDTQFHGPGTKIIAARNSDHNPGNPQSYPNAPPTIYAEGQRADIYDFEYLESNVGPPFGGGPIIGPINHLPQLEGPYSNCDGFLSPDLNSSFGPLAHALSNGYHTGSSSDSSPGPDSPVPTLLGVSPSTEVRHRINPNSAFDLDASRRPSIASTEIKFEHNTGASPSPRPPNRKGAAKNSAGSLEIILYKPSGKPDGRLSKKRPAFDEVTTGSSTPQTLRRISLEDESGQVKATMTTFGKRPRIRTPFDEEKRRRTALARKEGVCARCKRSKRQCDLAAKGLYVSCTLCTCTKIYKNVPRMPCFRSTLVDIMFFRAGPAANEPLFTRRLVEFKLEDLSAPDVPVRTLKLSQRMGHHRLTVYASEFKPEPTDKLSYYWKDSAGMIHEMKIPPFTLTNLDKVHAHFRQYIDAAKGSYLESLRGQQDDGLTWKTVSTAMEYARRKPDSLVADTLDMWAVSRMIEIPWEICGEWTDTLGMSPVQNPENPHKGKIPIPPIMDTLLDQIVIRHFLQPLRERVIKKFEQLISPARPEVWFEVYLSAFIILNHIERLAKHSASHARLHSMPTKYSNTSFLEGAFHTAKVILSRFHFVCNGSAPLRLDWKKEKTAELAKLQPKEVALMEETQAIIRRKENDVLSLRKTHQYESPLYWCHQLYFEDWDTSPVHIVEE; encoded by the exons ATGAACATGGAGGATATGGTCTCAgtcgtcgccgtcgcctCCGAGATGGACTCCCGTACCGGCAGCGCAGATCTCGGCCCCGTGTTCCACTTCGGCGAAGCTGGCGAtcactcccccttcttcgACCCCGCCTTCGGTTCCTTGATTTTCTTTGACACATTCCACGCGGCCTCCGACCGGCGAGACTACCCACTTGGCCCCGGACCAAGTGCTTATTCTGCGCTTGTGCCGTCGAACCATGCCTCCTTTGATACCCAGTTCCACGGCCCCGGGACCAAGATCATCGCGGCCCGAAATAGCGACCACAACCCCGGCAACCCACAGTCTTATCCCAACGCGCCGCCTACCATCTACGCCGAGGGTCAACGAGCGGACATTTACGACTTTGAGTACCTCGAGTCGAATGTCGGCCCACCATTTGGAGGAGGCCCAATCATCGGCCCGATAAATCACCTTCCTCAATTGGAAGGTCCGTACAGCAATTGCGATGGCTTCTTAAGTCCGGATCTGAACTCATCCTTCGGTCCTCTGGCTCATGCTCTCTCTAATGGATACCATACCGGATCCAGCTCCGACTCCAGCCCCGGCCCCGACAGTCCAGTCCCAACTCTACTGGGAGTCTCTCCGTCGACCGAAGTCCGGCATAGGATCAATCCTAATTCAGCCTTCGACCTCGATGCATCACGTCGTCCCTCGATAGCCAGTACCGAAATCAAATTCGAGCACAATACCGGAGCTAGTCCATCGCCACGACCGCCGAACCGCAAAGGAGCAGCCAAAAACTCGGCAGGTTCGCTTGAGATCATCTTGTATAAGCCGAGTGGAAAGCCAGATGGACGGCTCTCCAAGAAACGCCCTGCCTTTGACGAGGTCACCACTGGGAGCAGTACGCCCCAGACCCTCCGTCGAATATCGCTGGAAGATGAGAGTGGCCAGGTGAAGGCTACCATGACTACGTTTGGGAAACGCCCCAGAATCCGGACTCCTTTCGACGAAGAAAAACGCCGACGCACAGCCCTCGCTCGGAAGGAAGGTGTATGCGCGCGATGCAAGAGGTCAAAGAGACAG TGTGATCTCGCCGCCAAAGGCCTCTATGTCAGCTGTACCCTGTGCACGTGCACCAAGATCTACAAGAATGTCCCTCGCATGCCTTGCTTCCGATCCACCTTGGTCGACATCATGTTCTTCCGTGCCG GTCCTGCAGCCAACGAGCCATTGTTCACCAGACGTCTTGTCGAGTTTAAGCTCGAGGATCTTTCCGCCCCCGATGTCCCTGTCCGTACGCTGAAACTTAGTCAAAGAATGGGTCACCATCGTTTGACCGTGTATGCCTCCGAGTTCAAGCCAGAGCCCACCGATAAACTCTCGTATTACTGGAAAGATTCAGCCGGAATGATTCACGAGATGAAGATACCACCGTTTACCCTCACCAATCTGGACAAAGTTCACGCCCATTTCCGGCAATACATTGACGCCGCCAAAGGGTCCTATCTCGAATCGTTGAGGGGTCAGCAGGATGACGGTTTGACTTGGAAGACTGTTTCAACGGCAATGGAATATGCACGGAGAAAACCG GACTCTCTCGTTGCCGATACTCTCGATATGTGGGCCGTTTCCCGAATGATCGAAATCCCATGGGAGATATGCGGAGAATGGACAGACACGCTCGGCATGTCACCGGTCCAGAATCCTGAGAACCCACACAAGGGCAAGATCCCGATCCCGCCGATCATGGACACGCTTCTTGATCAGATTGTCATCAGGCATTTTCTGCAGCCGTTGCGTGAACGGGTGATCAAGAAGTTCGAGCAGCTGATCAGCCCAGCACGGCCGGAAGTGTGGTTCGAGGTGTACCTGTCTGCTTTTATCATCCTCAATCACATTGAGAGACTGGCTAAACATTCGGCATCCCATGCGAGACTTCACAGCATGCCG ACCAAGTACTCCAACACTTCGTTCCTCGAAGGGGCATTTCACACCGCCAAGGTCATCCTCTCGCGCTTCCACTTTGTGTGCAACGGGTCTGCGCCCCTGCGGCTggactggaagaaggagaagactgcagagctggccaagctgcAGCCGAAGGAGGTTGctttgatggaggagacacAGGCCATCATACGACGCAAAG AGAATGATGTTTTGAGCCTGCGAAAGACGCACCAATACGAAAGTCCACTCTACTGGTGCCATCAGCTGTATTTCGAGGATTGGGACACCTCCCCGGTACATATTGTCGAGGAATGA
- a CDS encoding hypothetical protein (EggNog:ENOG503P1A7; COG:M): MHAVENWSYNDAKDLAYWMLSYIWQNRLDPDHHIRAWPLYVNVQRGEKGKEYYRRMLQYCQHSTLHQAFRSGSQDEMNAALLEGKDISKGDIWGWKVLHYAAALMASNTDPRFPAALEALKIAPSMINTRDLIGWTPLHYAAKNPNAGRLLDHILEHSNANEYDSESALDLSTPLHCAAEMGLVNHIEKLRRFKPTHVAKKWFSSRDHRGFTPLHRAILGGHVEATRAILKAVSQWWGRDEYALPVQEHWRYIHFAIWSGKMEIFELLSVDRGLVHNWITWQDINDLTPLHMAVARGNTDFVKVLIERFTGAESPDMDVSQLSRKDEAGYTPLDIAKQEGFDEICTLLQEAGAELGTPDRHKFVWDRADLMVQLPT; the protein is encoded by the coding sequence ATGCATGCCGTTGAGAATTGGAGTTATAACGACGCCAAGGATCTTGCTTACTGGATGCTATCCTACATCTGGCAGAATCGTCTCGATCCTGACCATCATATACGAGCCTGGCCCTTGTACGTGAATGTCCAGaggggagaaaaggggaaggaaTACTATCGTCGCATGCTGCAGTATTGCCAACATAGCACGCTACACCAAGCTTTCAGAAGCGGTTCTCAAGACGAGATGAATGCTGCACTCCTCGAGGGAAAGGACATCAGTAAAGGGGACATTTGGGGATGGAAGGTTCTCCATTATGCTGCCGCGCTCATGGCTTCGAATACAGATCCGCGCTTCCCAGCGGCACTTGAGGCTTTAAAGATCGCACCAAGCATGATTAACACCCGTGACCTGATAGGGTGGACACCGTTACATTATGCGGCAAAGAACCCCAACGCGGGTCGGCTTTTGGATCATATCCTGGAGCACAGCAATGCAAACGAGTATGACAGTGAATCAGCCCTTGACTTGTCAACACCACTTCACTGTGCAGCCGAAATGGGGCTGGTCAATCACATCGAGAAGCTTCGACGGTTCAAGCCTACTCATGTCGCGAAGAAATGGTTCAGTTCCCGTGATCACAGGGGCTTTACACCCTTACACAGAGCCATTCTGGGAGGACACGTCGAGGCAACGAGGGCAATCTTGAAAGCCGTGAGCCAATGGTGGGGAAGAGACGAGTATGCGCTTCCGGTACAGGAACATTGGAGATATATTCATTTTGCTATTTGGTCAGGAAAGATGGAAATATTCGAGCTATTGTCTGTTGACAGAGGTTTGGTGCATAATTGGATAACCTGGCAAGACATAAACGATCTCACGCCTCTTCACATGGCTGTGGCACGCGGCAACACAGACTTTGTCAAGGTCTTGATAGAAAGGTTCACGGGTGCAGAGAGTCCAGACATGGATGTGAGTCAATTGAGCCGGAAGGATGAGGCAGGCTACACACCTCTGGATATCGCGAAGCAAGAGGGCTTCGACGAGATTTGTACTCTTCTTCAAGAGGCCGGCGCCGAGCTGGGAACCCCGGACCGGCATAAATTTGTGTGGGACCGAGCAGATCTCATGGTGCAACTACCCACCTAG
- a CDS encoding hypothetical protein (EggNog:ENOG503P1A7; COG:M) — translation MLSPNRHRERQINLDETGVCEPPLKLEESSGQPQNSFLLVEKSGAAPNISLNLHGSTKFELGLMAVFGTMLQFAVLAFCGWTAYWPHEPGSILLKDEKPAERYAFPCTLSGTLLLVVGLTLCAHVVESRTIETEFRAGGKTSGRLLWIQRAATVSDQTFGSYALYADRDPFVFRTSRLADTVNRRTKTNKGQIINEGLEAFRQTETIIGVSIGLTGFVVQFIGLRGMSWCAALAQLIATLAMTAIRAWARRESDSSFHAIPLDPGFELDWVASNLGPYGDIEESLD, via the exons ATGCTATCACCGAACCGTcacagagagagacagaTTAACCTGGACGAGACAGGGGTCTGCGAGCCGCCCCTCAAGCTTGAAGAATCAAGTGGCCAACCGCAGAACTCTTTCCTCCTGGTCGAGAAGTCGGGTGCAGCTCCAAACATCAGTTTGAACCTTCATGGGAGCACCAAATTCGAACTCGGTCTGATGGCGGTCTTTGGCACGATGCTCCAGTTTGCGGTCCTTGCCTTCTGTGGCTGGACTGCGTACTGGCCTCATGAGCCTGGCTCTATTTTACTCAAGGACGAAAAGCCGGCCGAGCGCTACGCGTTTCCCTGTACCCTAAGCGGGACATTGCTGTTAGTTGTCGGGCTCACTCTCTGCGCTCACGTGGTGGAGTCGAGAACCATCGAAACAGAGTTTAGAGCGGGGGGCAAGACGAGCGGGCGTTTACTTTGGATCCAGAGGGCGGCAACGGTCAGTGATCAGACCTTTGGGTCATACGCACTTTACGCTGACAGAGATCCATTTGTCTTTCGAACCTCTCGACTCGCCGATACTGTCAATAGACGCACGAAAACGAACAAAGGTCAAATCATCAATGAAGGTCTTGAAGCTTTCCGCCAAACAGAAACAATCATTGGAGTCTCAATAGGACTTACCGGTTTTGTCGTACAGTTCATTGGTCTTCGCGGTATGAGTTGGTGCGCTGCGCTTGCTCAGTTGATCGCAACGTTGGCCATGACAGCTATCCGAGCCTGGGCTCGCAGAGAGTCGGACAGCTCGTTCCACGCCATCCCTTTGGATCCGGGCTTCGAGCTTGATTGGGTCGCTTCTAACCTTGGGCCCTATGGTGATATAGAGGAAAGCTTGGAC TAA
- a CDS encoding hypothetical protein (COG:E; EggNog:ENOG503P0PX): MTTTMPQACPLALAPKLSTNKDLAPAPAPGDIPRPDISWFPDRKVFLNRVEALKLLYPDRPTTVPAGWPTQLNMARAWSGSDFSDDGKEYIVQFDQADLAEIDEALVHFKSLPGDLGPDDVSKETFPLPGLEERLEAIAQEIHNGRGFVVLRGLQPDKWTNMENILVYLGVTSYIAEKRGMQDFDGRMILHIQAVVEDVKKHGAMPNSPYVARAQPFHTDLCDILSLYALNTAKYGGESFLASSAQIYNELAATRPDIIHTLIKDDWIFDEFWQGQYHTRPLLFNFEGQGPAFQFSRRPLTGSHFSPHHPDVPAMTEIQAEALDAVFFAAQKHKVEIKLQKGDMMIFNNFAMLHARSSFHDEGEQRRHMLRLWLRNEELMWKTPRELERLSWECYGDHEWRAKRVWDIERSPPELRVKYRRASCA; encoded by the exons atgaccaccaccatgcccCAAGCCTGCCCCTTGGCCCTAGCCCCCAAGCTCTCCACCAACAAAGATCTTGCCCCGGCCCCTGCTCCCGGAGATATCCCGCGTCCTGATATCTCTTGGTTTCCTGACCGCAAGGTCTTCCTCAACCGCGTCGAGGCCCTCAAGCTTCTCTACCCTGATCGCCCCACCACCGTTCCGGCCGGCTGGCCGACCCAGCTTAACATGGCACGGGCCTGGTCCGGTAGTGACTTCTCTGACGATGGCAAAGAATATATTGTCCAGTTTGACCAAGCTGAcctggccgagattgacGAGGCACTGGTTCACTTCAAGT CTCTTCCTGGCGATCTCGGCCCTGATGATGTTTCCAAGGAGACCTTCCCCCTGCCCGGTCTCGAGGAAAGACTCGAGGCCATTGCCCAGGAGATCCACAACGGCCGCGGATTTGTCGTTTTGCGAGGTCTCCAGCCGGACAAGTGGACCAACATGGAGAACATTCTCGTCTACCTTGGCGTGACCTCGTACATCGCCGAGAAGCGAGGCATGCAGGACTTTGACGGCCGCATGATCCTTCACATCCAGGCTGTGGTCGAAGACGTGAAGAAACACGGTGCCATGCCCAACAGCCCCTATGTTGCTCGCGCTCAG CCCTTCCACACCGACCTCTGCGACATTCTCTCCCTCTACGCCCTCAACACTGCCAAATACGGCGGCGagtccttcctcgcctcctcagccCAAATCTACAACGAGCTCGCCGCCACCCGCCCGGACATAATCCACACCCTTATCAAAGACGACTGGATCTTTGACGAGTTCTGGCAGGGCCAATACCACACCCGTCCTCTCCTCTTTAATTTCGAGGGCCAAGGCCCCGCGTTTCAATTCTCCCGCCGTCCCCTCACCGGCTCCCACTTTAGCCCGCACCACCCCGACGTCCCTGCCATGACAGAGATACAAGCCGAGGCGTTGGATGCCGTGTTTTTTGCGGCGCAGAAGCACAAGGTAGAGATCAAGTTGCAGAAGGGGGACATGATGATTTTCAACAATTTTGCGATGCTGCACGCGAGGAGCAGCTTtcatgatgagggtgagcaGAGGAGGCACATGTTGAGGCTTTGGTTGAGGAATGAGGAGCTGATGTGGAAGACGCcgagggagctggagaggttgagctgGGAGTGTTATGGTGATCATGAATGGAGGGCTAAGAGGGTGTGGGATATTGAGAGGAGTCCACCCGAGCTGAGGGTCAAGTATAGACGGGCTAGCTGTGCTTGA
- a CDS encoding hypothetical protein (EggNog:ENOG503NVGB; COG:Q) gives MAYPPAADLRQKLAEHPLPTVAVTALDPASLTPEETAKIANNVLTAFNKAISTRDITALSNCLFAEQALWKDSLALTYHLRTFSTPAVIATHLLETTKLRGAHDFGLEFVHFLPVSPTLQFVDCSLSLKTTSPAATCTGRMLLLPVEGSGGLEWKIWVLSTRLESLDVHPEDETLLRTPSTLADGGDDMKTDVFIIGGGNGAVTLASRLKALGVESVMADRNANSGDNWALRYDSLKFHVPTALCDMPYLPYGEDLKGSHLLTRDELANQVRQYVKEFNLNMITSSQIQSAQYDQATRRWTVKLKTPNGLRTVRSKHLVQATGLASQKPRLPDIAGKEIYKGISLHSKEYKNPEVSLQNKGAKSVLIIGSANTAIDILNDCQTAGLDTTILARSPTYVLPVGYVMDPRGFGLFNQLDTETCDRAFMSFPTWVECNMAHGLLAMLASQEPDRYKRVAKAGFPVIDSAHPDACLMHNLVERGGGHYVDIGGLEVIAEGNVGVISSVEPVAYTEIGLRLSDGKTVEADSIIWCTGFSDLNARDTVFEVLGGENVADGEEQDSNLLGPREIANMVDATFGVDEEGEIRGLWKRQRGIDNFWFMGGQTQHHRYHSKTVALQIKAELEGMLPLAYRNNSCFPEL, from the exons ATGGCCTATCCACCTGCCGCTGACTTGCGTCAAAAACTTGCCGAACATCCGCTACCAACTGTTGCTGTGACGGCTCTCGACCCAGCATCCCTTACGCCAGAAGAGACAGCAAAGATCGCAAACAATGTCTTAACAGCCTTCAACAAGGCAATCTCAACCAGAGACATAACTGCTCTTAGCAACTGCTTATTTGCTGAGCAGGCCTTATGGAAGGATTCATTGGCGCTGACTTACCATCTGCGAACCTTCTCAACACCGGCCGTGATAGCAACACATCTGCTGGAAACCACCAAGTTGCGCGGTGCTCATGATTTCGGTCTTGAGTTCGTCCATTTCCTGCCTGTCTCTCCAACCCTG CAATTCGTCGACTGCAGTCTGTCGCTCAAGACAACCTCTCCCGCTGCAACATGTACTGGACGCATGTTACTGCTGCCTGTCGAAGGCAGCGGGGGCCTGGAATGGAAGATCTGGGTTCTTAGTACAAGACTTGAGAGTCTGGATGTGCACCCCGAAGATGAGACTCTTCTGCGTACCCCTTCGACGTTAGCAGATGGTGGCGATGATATGAAGACAGACGTCTTTATTATTGGGGGTGGAAATGG TGCTGTAACCCTCGCCTCTCGCCTCAAGGCTCTTGGGGTCGAAAGCGTGATGGCTGACCGGAACGCCAACTCAGGCGACAACTGGGCTCTCCGCTACGATAGCTTGAAGTTCCACGTGCCGACTGCATTGTGTGACATGCCTTATCTGC CGTACGGCGAAGACCTCAAAGGTTCACATCTACTAACGCGAGACGAGCTCGCAAACCAAGTTCGTCAGTATGTCAAAGAATTCAACTTGAACATGATCACCTCGTCCCAGATCCAGTCCGCACAATACGACCAGGCAACGAGACGATGGACCGTGAAGTTGAAGACCCCAAACGGTCTACGAACAGTGAGGTCAAAACACCTTGTGCAAGCAACGGGACTCGCCTCGCAAAAGCCTCGACTCCCTGATATTGCAGGCAAGGAGATATACAAGGGCATCAGCCTGCACTCCAAGGAGTACAAGAACCCAGAGGTCTCTCTTCAAAACAAGGGCGCCAAGTCTGTCCTCATCATTGGTTCAGCCAACACCGCCATCGACATCCTCAATGACTGCCAAACCGCCGGCCTGGACACAACAATCCTTGCCCGCTCCCCGACATATGTCCTCCCGGTAGGATACGTAATGGATCCGCGTGGATTTGGGCTGTTCAACCAGCTAGACACAGAAACATGTGACAGGGCTTTTATGTCGTTTCCCACGTGGGTAGAGTGCAACATGGCGCACGGATTGCTTGCCATGTTGGCGTCTCAAGAGCCGGACAGATACAAAAGGGTGGCCAAGGCTGGCTTCCCGGTCATTGACAGTGCTCACCCTGACGCATGTCTGATGCACAATCTTGTGGAGAGAGGCGGGGGACATTATGTTGATATCGGTGGCTTGGAGGTGATCGCGGAGGGAAACGTGGGTGTGATATCGAGTGTTGAGCCAGTGGCGTACACGGAGATTGGGCTGAGGCTTTCTGATGGAaagacggtggaggcggaCAGTATTATCTGGTGCACTGGGTTTTCCGACTTGAACGCTCGGGATACAGTGTTTGAGGttttgggtggtgagaatgtggctgatggggaggaacAGGATTCGAACTTGCTGGGTCCGAGAGAGATCGCGAACATGGTTGACGCCACGTTTGGtgtcgatgaggagggggagatcAGGGGGCTGTGGAAACGACAAAGAGGAATCGACAACTTTTGGTTCATGGGTGGGCAAACCCAGCATCATCGGTATCACTCCAAGACTGTGGCTCTGCAAATCAAGGCTGAACTTGAGGGTATGTTACCGCTGGCTTATAGAAACAATTCCTGTTTTCCTGAACTCTAA
- a CDS encoding hypothetical protein (EggNog:ENOG503NZ6W; COG:I), whose product MTLPKEITNPPPDVPHTDISFPAPHVLLVTLNRPKALNSIPIPQHIAMAHLWNWYDAQPWLRCAILTGTGRAFCAGADLKEWDSSHAPGGSGHDQHVEARKMTTAGFGGLSNRSGGKKPIIAAVNGLCFGGGMEMVINCDMVVADGAKARFGLPEVGKGVIALAGALPRLMRTVGRQRAGEMALLGRVNYTAEEMKGWGLVNFVVGEGRVVEEAVKVAEELAGNSPDAVIATREGLRMGWEGVGPEMATEIVERGIYGRIDAGENMKEGVRSFVEKRKPRWVDSKL is encoded by the coding sequence ATGACGCTCCCCAAAGaaatcaccaacccccctcccgaCGTCCCCCACACCGACATCTCCTTTCCCGCGCCCCATGTCTTGCTGGTGACGCTCAACCGCCCCAAAGCCCTAAACTcgatccccatcccccagCACATCGCCATGGCCCACCTGTGGAACTGGTACGACGCCCAACCCTGGCTGCGCTGCGCCATCTTGACCGGTACGGGCAGGGCGTTTTGCGCCGGTGCCGATCTCAAAGAATGGGATTCGTCTCATGCACCGGGGGGGAGCGGTCACGATCAGCATGTGGAGGCACGGAAGATGACTACggctggttttggggggttgtcgAACAGGTCTGGGGGGAAGAAACCTATTATTGCGGCGGTGAATGGGCtttgttttggaggggggatggagatggtgattaATTGTGATatggttgttgctgatggggcGAAGGCGAGGTTTGGGCTGCCGGAGGTGGGCAAGGGAGTTATTGCGCTTGCTGGGGCGTTGCCTAGGCTGATGAGGACTGTGGGGAGGCAGAGGGCGGGGGAGATGGCgcttttggggagggtgaattatacggccgaggagatgaaggggtgggggttggtgaattttgttgttggggaggggagggttgttgaggaggcggttaAGGTTGCGGAGGAGCTTGCGGGGAATAGTCCTGATGCTGTTATTGCtacgagggaggggttgaggatggggtgggagggggtcgGGCCGGAGATGGCGACGGAGATTGTGGAACGGGGGATTTATGGGAGGATTGATGCTGGGGAGAAtatgaaggagggggtgaggagttttgttgagaagaggaagccgaggtggGTGGATAGCAAGTTGTAG